One window of the Amycolatopsis mediterranei genome contains the following:
- a CDS encoding nucleoside deaminase translates to MEAALEAARAPGADVPIGAVVFGPDGVPLAAARNARIELGDPTAHAEILALRAAAQVVGDGWRLEGCTLAVTLEPCTMCAGALVLARIARLVFGAWEPKTGAVGSLWDVVRDRRLNHRPEVHGGVLLDECAGLLETYFAMRR, encoded by the coding sequence GTGGAGGCCGCGCTGGAAGCGGCGCGAGCCCCCGGCGCGGACGTGCCGATCGGGGCGGTCGTGTTCGGCCCCGACGGCGTCCCGCTGGCCGCGGCCCGCAACGCGCGCATCGAGCTGGGCGACCCCACGGCGCACGCGGAGATCCTCGCCCTGCGCGCGGCGGCCCAGGTGGTGGGCGACGGCTGGCGGCTCGAGGGCTGCACGCTGGCGGTGACGCTGGAGCCGTGCACGATGTGCGCGGGCGCGCTGGTGCTGGCGCGCATCGCCCGGCTGGTGTTCGGCGCGTGGGAGCCCAAGACGGGCGCGGTGGGGTCGTTGTGGGACGTCGTCCGCGACCGCCGGCTCAACCACCGCCCGGAAGTCCACGGCGGCGTCCTGCTTGACGAGTGCGCCGGGCTCTTGGAGACGTACTTCGCGATGCGTCGCTGA
- a CDS encoding putative T7SS-secreted protein: protein MSARDFPALGFDPAPGDLDGITDLAGKYRAVGGDLTTADDSLRRIVRKQGIWQGEASEAFARRIGPLPDYLDDAAKSMSQAADALEGWAQSLGDLQKRAAELEARAEAAARAAEQARANPDLALANRTFPDQQSLQIAQRLLDNAGRQLQTAIDGCQNVQDAAKQLQQEHTDAASRVAEQLRQAKELAPDEPDVLDKLGDAVGGALADLSATLADGVDEAFNFVQDHAELLAKTSDVIGDIGNALGLAGEFLPDPFKEVAGVVATTFGVAALAGHGAAKLAGADVAGETLIFDGIGAGTSLIGGFLPTGGAAVAKAVGYGAVGAQLQADVGARMIGVDFEGPIGDLLNYWVPKDVGQLAATSSALVVGPAPLVIVAAENAADAGEKADNAPERRRQRAEDEVWN from the coding sequence GTGAGCGCCCGCGACTTCCCGGCCCTGGGCTTCGACCCGGCGCCCGGCGACCTCGACGGCATCACCGACCTGGCCGGCAAGTACCGCGCCGTGGGCGGCGACCTGACCACGGCCGATGATTCGCTTCGCCGGATCGTCCGGAAGCAGGGCATCTGGCAGGGCGAAGCCAGCGAAGCCTTCGCCCGCCGCATCGGGCCGTTGCCGGACTACCTCGATGATGCCGCCAAGTCGATGAGCCAGGCCGCCGACGCGCTCGAAGGCTGGGCGCAGAGCCTCGGTGACCTGCAGAAACGCGCGGCCGAGCTGGAAGCCCGCGCGGAAGCCGCGGCCCGGGCGGCCGAGCAGGCGCGGGCGAACCCGGACCTCGCGCTGGCCAACCGGACGTTCCCGGACCAGCAGTCCCTGCAGATCGCCCAGCGTCTGCTGGACAACGCGGGCCGGCAGCTCCAGACCGCCATCGACGGCTGCCAGAACGTCCAAGACGCGGCGAAGCAGCTCCAGCAGGAGCACACGGACGCCGCCTCCCGAGTCGCCGAGCAGCTGCGGCAGGCGAAGGAGCTGGCCCCCGACGAGCCGGATGTGCTCGACAAGCTCGGCGACGCCGTCGGCGGGGCACTTGCCGACTTGTCGGCCACCCTCGCCGACGGGGTCGACGAGGCGTTCAACTTCGTCCAGGACCACGCGGAACTGCTGGCCAAGACTTCGGACGTGATCGGCGACATCGGCAACGCCCTGGGGCTGGCCGGTGAGTTCCTCCCCGATCCGTTCAAGGAGGTCGCCGGTGTGGTGGCGACCACGTTCGGGGTGGCGGCGCTGGCCGGCCACGGCGCGGCCAAGCTGGCCGGCGCCGATGTCGCCGGCGAAACGTTGATCTTCGACGGCATCGGGGCGGGGACTTCGCTGATCGGCGGCTTCTTGCCGACGGGAGGCGCGGCGGTGGCGAAGGCCGTCGGCTACGGGGCCGTCGGCGCCCAGCTCCAGGCCGACGTCGGCGCCCGGATGATCGGCGTGGACTTCGAGGGGCCGATCGGCGACTTGCTCAACTACTGGGTCCCGAAGGACGTGGGCCAGCTGGCGGCCACCAGCTCGGCGCTCGTCGTCGGGCCTGCTCCGTTGGTGATCGTGGCGGCGGAAAACGCGGCCGACGCCGGAGAAAAGGCCGACAACGCGCCGGAGCGCCGACGCCAGCGGGCGGAAGACGAGGTGTGGAACTGA
- a CDS encoding CsbD family protein, producing the protein MTMKHRIQQAVGSAREKAGEVTGNRRLETSGRAQRRSAQLRSTAADVGRRARRVARSAQVRLRGSRPVDPR; encoded by the coding sequence ATGACGATGAAGCACCGGATCCAGCAGGCAGTGGGCAGCGCTCGCGAGAAGGCCGGCGAAGTGACCGGCAACCGCCGTCTGGAGACCTCGGGCCGAGCCCAGCGACGCTCGGCCCAGCTGCGCTCAACGGCGGCGGACGTCGGCCGCCGAGCTCGCCGCGTGGCGCGCTCGGCGCAGGTCAGGCTGCGCGGCAGCCGGCCGGTCGACCCCAGGTGA
- a CDS encoding YbaB/EbfC family nucleoid-associated protein, producing the protein MSDNAQLIEEMRWQLKQIEDRKAENQRLLAGIAGSGHTTVVSPDRSVTVLAGPDGVVSEVRLAPEAMRFDAVTLSRTITAAVREAVAAGVKPSAQPPRQAAPRRPPQPAPADDDPYDTVFDI; encoded by the coding sequence ATGAGCGACAACGCGCAGCTCATCGAGGAAATGCGCTGGCAGCTCAAGCAGATCGAAGACCGCAAGGCCGAGAACCAGCGCCTCCTGGCCGGAATCGCCGGCAGCGGGCACACGACCGTCGTCTCGCCGGATCGGAGCGTCACCGTGCTCGCCGGGCCCGATGGGGTCGTCAGCGAGGTGCGGCTCGCGCCCGAAGCCATGCGGTTCGACGCGGTCACGCTCAGCCGGACCATCACCGCCGCCGTCCGGGAAGCCGTGGCCGCCGGGGTGAAGCCGAGCGCTCAGCCACCCCGGCAGGCCGCGCCGCGCCGTCCGCCACAGCCGGCCCCGGCCGACGACGACCCCTACGACACCGTGTTCGACATCTAG
- a CDS encoding limonene-1,2-epoxide hydrolase family protein — protein MTDEPQAVVTGFLKALEDLDIDRALTFAASDIVYQNVPLPPARGVAAVEKQLRLMARFGSGFEARTHHIASDGNVVLTERTDVLRRGAWEAEFWVCGTFEVEGGRIVLWRDYFDWTTVLAASAKGAGRVALAGARTLLDRYKGRQAVR, from the coding sequence ATGACCGATGAACCCCAGGCAGTGGTGACCGGTTTCCTGAAAGCGCTCGAAGACCTCGACATCGACCGCGCGCTGACGTTCGCGGCGAGCGACATCGTGTACCAGAACGTGCCGTTGCCGCCCGCTCGCGGCGTCGCCGCGGTCGAGAAGCAGCTGCGTCTGATGGCCCGCTTCGGTTCCGGGTTCGAAGCGCGGACGCACCACATCGCCTCGGACGGCAACGTCGTGCTCACCGAACGCACCGACGTGCTGCGCCGCGGCGCGTGGGAAGCGGAGTTCTGGGTGTGCGGCACGTTCGAGGTCGAAGGCGGCCGGATCGTGCTCTGGCGCGACTACTTCGACTGGACGACGGTGCTGGCCGCGAGCGCGAAGGGCGCCGGGCGGGTCGCGCTGGCCGGCGCGCGCACGCTCCTCGACCGGTACAAGGGGAGGCAGGCGGTGCGCTAG
- a CDS encoding SDR family oxidoreductase has translation MQVLVTGATGHTGRHVVAGLRAAGVDTRVHVRDPLKAPEGVDVVRGDISAPAEAAAGVDAVYLLWPFFSAGGIEQAVEPFRGKKIVYLSAMSAEDGGVWSDVEAAVRKVTDDWTFLRVTGLATNALAWAPQVEAGVVRAAYGQAKRSVVHERDVADMAVKALTEDHAKQIYLVTGPESVAQAEQVRLIGEALGKPVMWEEQPPEEAKAQLSVHLGAEFAASAVDYWASLVEDPEPVSLDVARVTGHPARPFGEWAREHFS, from the coding sequence ATGCAGGTTCTCGTCACCGGGGCCACCGGCCACACCGGACGCCACGTCGTCGCCGGGCTGCGAGCCGCGGGCGTCGATACCCGAGTCCACGTCCGGGATCCCCTCAAGGCGCCCGAGGGCGTCGACGTCGTCCGGGGCGACATCTCCGCTCCCGCCGAAGCCGCCGCCGGGGTCGATGCCGTCTACCTCCTCTGGCCCTTCTTCTCCGCCGGCGGGATCGAGCAGGCCGTGGAACCCTTCAGGGGCAAGAAAATCGTCTACCTCTCCGCCATGTCCGCCGAAGACGGGGGCGTGTGGAGCGACGTCGAAGCCGCCGTCAGGAAGGTCACCGATGACTGGACCTTCCTCCGCGTCACCGGGCTGGCCACCAATGCGCTCGCCTGGGCGCCGCAGGTCGAGGCGGGGGTGGTGCGGGCGGCTTACGGGCAGGCGAAACGGTCGGTCGTCCACGAACGCGACGTCGCCGACATGGCCGTCAAGGCGCTGACGGAGGACCACGCGAAGCAGATTTATCTTGTCACCGGCCCGGAATCCGTCGCGCAGGCCGAACAGGTCCGGCTCATCGGGGAGGCGCTCGGAAAGCCTGTCATGTGGGAAGAACAGCCGCCGGAAGAGGCGAAAGCACAGCTGAGTGTCCACTTGGGTGCGGAATTCGCGGCGAGCGCGGTGGACTACTGGGCATCACTCGTCGAAGACCCGGAACCCGTCTCGCTGGACGTCGCCCGCGTCACCGGGCATCCCGCGCGGCCCTTCGGGGAGTGGGCCCGCGAGCACTTCAGCTGA
- a CDS encoding endonuclease/exonuclease/phosphatase family protein, protein MTKTHRSKAAFTVAVASGLVLGGVAAPAALATPSADAVIAEVYGGGGNSGATLTSDFVELANRGAAAASLAGFSVQYLPGSASPSSTWQVTPLAGSVAAGGRYLVAEGKGSGGTVELPTPDATGAIAMSATAGTIALVAGTTALTCKTAADCAADARIKDLVGFGTATVREGNPTAAPSNTTSVARAAALADTDDNAADFTVGAPSPTNTAGESTGGDTGPAPTPAKIHDIQGTTRISPFKDKKVSGVTGVVTATRTFGSSRGFWVTDPNPDTDPRTSEGLFVFTGSTSPAVAVGDAVTATGTVREFYPDAPATSNYQSLTELSSAQWTVDSHGNALPAPTVLNPDTVPTAYAPSPGGNIEPLTLEPSKYALDFWEAHESEIVSVTDARVVGPSNSFNELYVTSKPDQHKSVRGGSVYLGYDQLNSGVMKVSSLIPFAERPFPKLNVGDVLTGTTSGPVEYSNFGGYTLFASVLGTEKDNGLQGETTRKQRTGELAVATYNVENLAPGDPQAKYDRLGEAVVTHLATPDIVNLEEIQDNTGATDDGTVAADQTLQKFTDAIVAKGGPRYQWREIDPVNDQDGGQPGGNIRVAFLFNPARVSFVDRPGGTSTTAVGVVREHGKAHLTASPGRVDPANEAWTTSRKPLAGEFVFKGRTVFVIANHFNSKGGDQPTHGRFQPPARSSEVQRAKQATVLRGFVDSLLAADRNANIVVAGDLNDYPFSPAVQTLTAGGVLKDLIASVPEAERYSYVFEGQSQVLDHILASRAPRGVDYDVVHINAEFADQASDHDPQVIRFRPGAGNPLEDAFYDFLDWLEQVFGK, encoded by the coding sequence GTGACCAAGACCCACAGATCCAAGGCTGCCTTCACGGTGGCCGTCGCGTCGGGCCTGGTGCTCGGCGGCGTGGCCGCACCGGCCGCGCTCGCCACACCGAGCGCCGACGCGGTCATCGCCGAGGTCTACGGCGGTGGTGGCAACTCCGGCGCGACGCTCACCAGCGACTTCGTCGAGCTCGCCAATCGCGGCGCGGCCGCCGCGAGCCTGGCCGGCTTCAGCGTCCAGTACCTGCCCGGTTCGGCGAGCCCGTCGAGCACCTGGCAGGTGACGCCGCTGGCCGGCAGCGTCGCGGCGGGCGGGCGCTACCTCGTGGCCGAAGGCAAGGGCTCCGGCGGCACCGTCGAGCTGCCCACGCCGGACGCGACCGGCGCGATCGCGATGTCGGCCACCGCCGGCACGATCGCCCTCGTCGCCGGCACCACCGCGCTGACCTGCAAGACCGCGGCCGACTGCGCCGCCGACGCGCGGATCAAGGACCTCGTCGGGTTCGGCACGGCGACCGTGCGCGAGGGCAACCCGACCGCGGCGCCGTCGAACACGACGTCCGTCGCGCGCGCCGCGGCCCTGGCCGACACCGACGACAACGCCGCCGACTTCACCGTCGGCGCGCCGAGCCCGACCAACACCGCGGGCGAGTCGACCGGTGGGGACACCGGGCCGGCGCCGACCCCGGCGAAGATCCACGACATCCAGGGCACCACGCGGATTTCGCCCTTCAAGGACAAGAAGGTCTCCGGCGTCACCGGCGTTGTCACCGCGACCCGGACGTTCGGCTCGTCGCGGGGGTTCTGGGTCACCGACCCCAATCCGGACACCGACCCGCGCACCAGCGAGGGCCTGTTCGTCTTCACCGGCTCGACGAGCCCGGCCGTCGCGGTCGGCGACGCGGTGACCGCGACCGGCACCGTGCGCGAGTTCTACCCGGACGCGCCCGCGACGTCGAACTACCAGTCGCTGACCGAGCTGAGCAGTGCACAGTGGACGGTCGACTCGCACGGCAACGCCCTCCCGGCGCCGACCGTGCTGAACCCGGACACCGTGCCGACGGCCTACGCGCCGTCGCCCGGCGGCAACATCGAGCCGCTCACCCTGGAGCCGTCGAAGTACGCGCTGGACTTCTGGGAGGCGCACGAGAGCGAGATCGTCAGCGTCACCGACGCCCGCGTCGTCGGCCCGTCGAACTCGTTCAACGAGCTGTACGTGACGTCGAAGCCGGACCAGCACAAGTCGGTCCGCGGCGGCAGCGTGTACCTCGGGTACGACCAGCTCAACAGCGGGGTCATGAAGGTTTCGTCGCTGATCCCGTTCGCCGAGCGGCCGTTCCCGAAGCTCAACGTCGGTGACGTGCTGACCGGCACCACGTCCGGGCCGGTCGAATACAGCAACTTCGGTGGCTACACGCTGTTCGCCAGCGTGCTGGGGACCGAAAAGGACAACGGCCTGCAGGGCGAGACCACGCGCAAGCAGCGGACCGGCGAGCTCGCCGTCGCGACGTACAACGTCGAGAACCTGGCGCCGGGCGACCCGCAGGCGAAGTACGACCGGCTCGGCGAGGCGGTCGTGACGCACCTGGCGACGCCGGACATCGTGAACCTGGAGGAGATCCAGGACAACACGGGCGCGACCGACGACGGCACCGTCGCCGCCGACCAGACGCTGCAGAAGTTCACCGACGCGATCGTGGCCAAGGGCGGCCCGCGCTACCAGTGGCGCGAAATCGACCCGGTGAACGACCAGGACGGCGGTCAGCCGGGCGGCAACATCCGCGTGGCGTTCCTGTTCAACCCGGCCCGCGTGTCCTTTGTGGACCGTCCGGGTGGGACGTCGACGACGGCCGTCGGCGTGGTGCGCGAGCACGGCAAGGCGCACCTGACGGCGTCGCCGGGCCGCGTCGACCCCGCGAACGAGGCGTGGACGACCAGCCGGAAGCCCCTGGCCGGCGAGTTCGTCTTCAAGGGCCGCACGGTGTTCGTCATCGCCAACCACTTCAACTCCAAGGGTGGCGACCAGCCGACGCACGGGCGGTTCCAGCCGCCGGCGCGCAGTTCCGAGGTGCAGCGCGCAAAGCAGGCGACGGTGCTGCGCGGGTTCGTCGATTCCCTGCTGGCGGCCGATCGCAACGCGAACATCGTCGTGGCGGGCGACCTGAACGACTACCCGTTCTCGCCGGCGGTCCAGACGCTCACCGCGGGTGGCGTGCTGAAGGACCTGATCGCTTCGGTGCCCGAAGCCGAGCGGTACAGCTACGTGTTCGAGGGCCAGTCGCAGGTGCTGGACCACATCCTGGCGTCGCGGGCGCCGCGCGGGGTGGACTACGACGTCGTCCACATCAACGCGGAGTTCGCCGACCAGGCCAGCGACCACGACCCGCAGGTGATCCGGTTCCGGCCGGGCGCGGGCAACCCGCTCGAGGACGCGTTCTACGACTTCCTCGACTGGCTGGAGCAGGTCTTCGGCAAGTAG
- a CDS encoding FtsK/SpoIIIE domain-containing protein, translating into MANKSAEQRNRVETALDRVRHQIGLVLGAAAGARQAAEADLSKLRLEQDIVKVGMNHASAEQQNEWSRHPAAHEVFGALGSVRSAFYTDWSQGPATLRELVAQNAPGPAGLPPGDWLGTVGHNPGLTSPGLWRVGMATAAGGDATRTFDVAVPLLDESHLAITSAPKTRATIDGIVQNLLVRVLSTFEPGAVRVHLWDIGQLTAILPDLYPLSHTSALSLYDPGRLEDLLDELAGHIRRIHASCMSAGFTSLREMRKKTEQRGEPFRIVVLYGNGETLEPERARDLKRVASGALAAGICLIMIDVPTAVSAPVETLSLLDDRHAISSMSGTDLVVDLDPAMPSAQVIRAIDTIAKALIAKQGGPRSFDDLLPTELGQESSARELRAPVGFFEGEPVEVVIGDASPHALIGGPSGSGKTNFLYALLGSLAARYTPEELALYLLDFKEGVSFAGLAPGRKDASWLPHARLVGVNVNTDREFGLALLRFLADELRRRSAAAKEHEVTNLADLREADPGGHWPRIVAVIDEFQYLFAGRDQVTAAATQLLEDIARRGRSQGIHLVLASQDVAGIEAFWGKPAVFEQCTLRIAMPKARRVLAETNNAAVSAPKWHAVINHDSGVAHGNQLAHIPDASSKNVFVRLQHRLWEAYAGHFPRPRLFDGAHQPILEQFPAYLDLKPNSKPRALLGQSIDVTETACGVDLPRAPGRNVAVLGSATAEALSIMDSSARSLSRQYEPGEVEFLLSCPIEACAPAALELTERLREDGHAASLVDDLTGVLESMTGSMSGGAKVLLLYGVDAALPALEAKAIGQLKSGLDHLRVLLKQGPGHGIHTIGWWRSIARLKDTLGFGGTDDIGTWAALDVQGNELSPFAAGQVVHWSPRPGRALFFDRTTHGAPEVIIPFQRPENDR; encoded by the coding sequence ATGGCCAACAAGTCAGCCGAGCAACGCAACCGCGTCGAAACCGCACTCGACCGGGTCCGCCATCAGATCGGACTGGTGCTGGGCGCGGCGGCCGGTGCGCGCCAAGCCGCGGAAGCCGACCTGTCCAAGCTCCGGCTGGAGCAGGACATCGTCAAGGTCGGCATGAACCACGCCAGTGCCGAGCAGCAGAACGAGTGGTCCCGCCACCCCGCCGCGCACGAAGTGTTCGGCGCGCTCGGCAGCGTGCGAAGCGCTTTCTACACCGACTGGAGCCAAGGTCCCGCCACACTGCGGGAACTGGTCGCGCAGAACGCACCCGGCCCGGCCGGGCTGCCACCGGGCGACTGGCTCGGCACGGTCGGACACAACCCCGGCCTGACGTCGCCCGGGCTGTGGCGGGTCGGCATGGCGACCGCCGCCGGTGGCGACGCGACCCGCACGTTCGACGTCGCCGTCCCGTTGCTCGACGAGTCGCACCTGGCGATCACGTCGGCACCGAAGACGCGGGCCACGATCGACGGGATCGTGCAGAACCTGCTGGTCCGCGTGCTCTCGACGTTCGAGCCCGGCGCGGTGCGCGTGCACCTGTGGGACATCGGGCAGCTGACCGCGATCCTGCCCGACCTCTACCCGCTCAGCCACACCAGCGCGCTCTCGCTGTACGACCCCGGCCGGCTCGAAGACCTCCTCGACGAGCTGGCCGGCCACATCCGCCGCATCCACGCCAGCTGCATGTCCGCCGGCTTCACGTCGCTGCGGGAAATGCGGAAGAAGACCGAGCAGCGGGGCGAGCCGTTCCGCATCGTCGTGCTCTACGGCAACGGCGAGACGCTCGAACCCGAACGCGCGCGCGACCTCAAGCGCGTCGCGAGCGGGGCGCTGGCCGCCGGGATCTGCCTGATCATGATCGACGTGCCGACCGCGGTGAGCGCGCCAGTCGAGACGCTGAGCCTGCTCGACGACCGGCACGCGATCAGCAGCATGTCCGGCACCGACCTGGTCGTCGACCTCGATCCCGCGATGCCGTCCGCGCAGGTCATCCGGGCCATCGACACGATCGCCAAGGCGCTGATCGCCAAGCAGGGCGGCCCGCGGTCGTTCGACGACCTCCTGCCGACGGAGCTGGGCCAGGAGAGCTCGGCGCGGGAACTGCGGGCCCCGGTCGGGTTCTTCGAAGGCGAGCCGGTCGAGGTCGTGATCGGCGACGCGAGCCCGCACGCCCTGATCGGCGGGCCGTCCGGTTCGGGCAAGACGAACTTCCTGTACGCGCTGCTCGGCAGTCTCGCGGCGCGGTACACCCCGGAAGAGCTGGCGCTGTACCTGCTGGACTTCAAGGAAGGCGTCTCGTTCGCCGGCCTGGCGCCGGGCCGGAAGGACGCGAGCTGGCTGCCGCACGCGCGGCTCGTCGGCGTCAACGTCAACACCGACCGCGAGTTCGGCCTGGCGCTGCTGCGGTTCCTGGCCGACGAGCTGCGCCGCCGGTCCGCGGCCGCGAAGGAGCACGAGGTCACGAACCTCGCCGACCTCCGCGAAGCCGATCCGGGCGGGCACTGGCCGCGGATCGTCGCGGTGATCGACGAGTTCCAGTACCTGTTCGCGGGCCGCGACCAGGTGACCGCGGCGGCGACGCAGCTGCTGGAGGACATCGCGCGGCGCGGCCGGTCGCAGGGCATCCACCTGGTGCTGGCCAGCCAGGACGTCGCCGGCATCGAAGCGTTCTGGGGCAAGCCGGCGGTGTTCGAACAGTGCACGCTGCGGATCGCGATGCCGAAGGCGCGGCGGGTGCTGGCCGAGACGAACAACGCGGCCGTGTCGGCGCCGAAGTGGCACGCGGTGATCAACCACGACTCCGGCGTCGCGCACGGCAACCAGCTGGCCCACATCCCGGACGCGAGCAGCAAGAACGTGTTCGTCCGGCTGCAGCACCGGCTGTGGGAGGCATACGCGGGCCACTTCCCGCGGCCACGCCTGTTCGACGGCGCGCACCAGCCGATCCTGGAGCAGTTCCCGGCGTACCTGGACCTCAAGCCGAACTCGAAGCCGCGGGCCCTGCTCGGCCAGTCGATCGACGTCACCGAGACGGCGTGCGGCGTCGACCTGCCACGCGCACCGGGCCGCAACGTCGCGGTGCTCGGCTCGGCGACCGCCGAAGCACTGTCCATCATGGACTCTTCGGCGCGGTCGCTGTCCCGGCAGTACGAACCGGGTGAAGTCGAGTTCCTGCTGAGCTGCCCGATCGAGGCGTGCGCGCCGGCCGCGCTGGAGCTGACCGAGCGGCTGCGCGAGGACGGCCACGCGGCGTCGCTGGTGGACGACCTGACCGGCGTCCTGGAGTCGATGACCGGCTCGATGTCCGGCGGCGCGAAGGTGCTGCTGCTGTACGGCGTCGACGCGGCTTTGCCCGCGTTGGAAGCCAAAGCGATCGGCCAGCTCAAGAGCGGCCTCGACCACCTGCGGGTGCTGCTCAAGCAGGGGCCGGGCCACGGCATCCACACGATCGGCTGGTGGCGCAGCATCGCCCGGCTCAAGGACACGCTGGGCTTCGGCGGCACCGACGACATCGGCACGTGGGCGGCGCTCGACGTCCAGGGCAACGAGCTGTCGCCGTTCGCGGCGGGCCAGGTCGTGCACTGGTCGCCGCGGCCGGGGCGCGCGTTGTTCTTCGACCGCACCACCCACGGCGCACCCGAAGTGATCATCCCGTTCCAGCGTCCGGAGAACGACCGATGA
- a CDS encoding CapA family protein, translating into MITLVLGGDVTVHARTTPAAALGRLNPLLEGADLRFVNVEGPVDAVTAEALKSTGIDVVSVANDAPHPPAAALASLGVLDQAGIAHCGAGANLDSAHAPAVLERSGEKVAFLAYTALRSPGQVAQPGSPGVAQAFATTAYQPDPRVAEIPGRPPVVRTAPVPEHLERLVADVRKANAAHDHVVVSMHWGLPGPEPAEYQVAYGRAAIDAGADLVAGHGSHTIQAVEVYRGRPILYGLGNLAADWPDGLLAGCMFGAEPRLELIPVRRTADNACEPLAGDEADKVLRYVAEVSALRSTKVTVQGGIASVPVGA; encoded by the coding sequence GTGATCACGCTCGTCCTCGGCGGAGACGTCACCGTCCACGCCCGCACCACCCCCGCGGCCGCGCTCGGCCGGCTGAACCCGCTGCTCGAAGGGGCCGACCTCCGGTTCGTGAACGTCGAAGGACCGGTCGACGCGGTGACGGCCGAAGCGCTGAAGTCGACCGGCATCGACGTCGTCTCGGTCGCCAACGACGCCCCGCACCCGCCGGCCGCCGCGCTGGCGAGCCTCGGCGTGCTCGACCAGGCCGGGATCGCCCACTGCGGCGCGGGCGCGAACCTCGACAGCGCCCACGCACCCGCGGTGCTCGAACGATCCGGCGAAAAGGTCGCTTTCCTCGCCTACACCGCGCTCCGCTCACCCGGCCAAGTCGCCCAGCCCGGCTCACCGGGTGTCGCGCAAGCGTTTGCGACCACGGCCTACCAGCCTGATCCGCGGGTCGCGGAGATTCCGGGCCGTCCACCGGTCGTCCGCACGGCGCCCGTCCCCGAACACCTGGAACGGCTCGTCGCCGACGTGCGGAAAGCGAACGCCGCCCACGACCACGTCGTCGTCTCGATGCACTGGGGCCTGCCGGGGCCCGAACCGGCCGAGTACCAGGTCGCGTACGGGCGCGCGGCGATCGACGCCGGCGCCGACCTGGTCGCCGGGCACGGCTCGCACACCATCCAGGCCGTCGAGGTGTACCGCGGCCGGCCGATCCTCTACGGCCTCGGCAACCTCGCCGCCGACTGGCCGGACGGCCTCCTGGCCGGGTGCATGTTCGGCGCCGAACCACGGCTCGAGCTCATCCCGGTGCGCCGGACCGCGGACAACGCGTGCGAGCCGCTCGCCGGGGACGAAGCGGACAAGGTGCTGCGGTACGTCGCGGAGGTCTCGGCGCTGCGCTCCACGAAGGTGACCGTCCAGGGCGGAATCGCCTCGGTACCTGTTGGTGCGTAA
- a CDS encoding TauD/TfdA dioxygenase family protein, with translation MSVDLPARIQLRGAVTPADGIVEGPRILREPQRKPYELFTLRPLGRLIGAEVDGVDLGAPVGADLREELNHALLEWKVLFFRDQRITSAQQRAFAANWGELETNPFIPRGDDDAVTRFERTAAMPGYENIWHTDVTWRPAPALGSVLRLIEVPPVGGDTMWADMAAAYDNLPEDVRARIDGLTAVHDYLPGFDRFSDPALLAQWQDRFPPVEHPVVRTHPETGRRTLFVNQAFTTHIAGLDRTESDRLLRYLFLQAHTPEFQVRFSWRPNSVAFWDNRATQHYAVNDYHPHVRIAERVAIAGDRPY, from the coding sequence ATGTCCGTAGATCTTCCTGCCCGGATTCAGCTGCGCGGGGCCGTCACGCCCGCGGATGGCATCGTCGAAGGCCCCCGGATCCTCCGGGAACCGCAGCGAAAGCCGTACGAGCTGTTCACCCTCCGCCCGCTCGGCCGGCTGATCGGCGCCGAGGTGGACGGCGTCGACCTCGGCGCGCCGGTGGGCGCTGACCTGCGCGAAGAGCTCAACCACGCCCTGCTCGAGTGGAAGGTGCTCTTCTTCCGCGACCAGCGGATCACCTCGGCGCAGCAGCGTGCGTTCGCCGCGAACTGGGGCGAGCTGGAGACCAACCCGTTCATCCCGCGGGGTGACGACGACGCCGTGACGCGCTTCGAGCGCACGGCGGCCATGCCCGGCTACGAGAACATCTGGCACACCGACGTCACCTGGCGGCCCGCCCCGGCGCTCGGCTCGGTGCTGCGGCTGATCGAGGTGCCACCGGTCGGCGGCGACACGATGTGGGCCGACATGGCCGCGGCCTACGACAACCTGCCCGAAGACGTCCGCGCCCGCATCGACGGGCTCACCGCGGTGCACGACTACCTCCCCGGCTTCGACCGGTTCTCCGATCCCGCGCTCCTGGCGCAGTGGCAGGACCGCTTCCCGCCGGTGGAACACCCGGTGGTCCGGACGCACCCGGAGACCGGGCGGCGCACCCTGTTCGTCAACCAGGCGTTCACGACGCACATCGCCGGCCTGGACCGGACCGAGAGCGACCGGCTGCTGCGGTACCTGTTCCTGCAGGCTCACACGCCCGAATTCCAGGTCCGGTTCAGCTGGCGGCCGAACTCGGTCGCGTTCTGGGACAACCGCGCCACGCAGCACTACGCGGTCAACGACTACCACCCGCACGTCCGGATCGCCGAGCGCGTCGCCATCGCGGGCGACCGGCCGTACTGA